A genome region from Hippopotamus amphibius kiboko isolate mHipAmp2 chromosome 1, mHipAmp2.hap2, whole genome shotgun sequence includes the following:
- the SPOCD1 gene encoding SPOC domain-containing protein 1, whose amino-acid sequence MSSVQLAPRELARWRDQEEKRGLEIIEQLQKEPRSLPTSKLTHKGEVEILRDVDQMLTLEDLVGPMVSTDCSPLAPPATSKGTTEQHEDTTEQHEHHFLDPSCRICMDWKPSCEQPGFPKATRRMGDEACQRAPSLVPMSSPEMPQTKEKPPTEPEDSVPPSRVQMPAGPTKALPSQLPWEGSLDMFSIKRFRVKAQLVSGHSCRLIQALPQVICSAGCIPPNTVWDFLASVSPAEAKVWKPLTRACCWLCCSPRQGFRPQQSPAPCGGRFAKWSPSAEKWR is encoded by the exons ATGAGCTCAGTCCAGCTGGCCCCACGAGAGCTGGCCCGCTGGCGGgaccaggaggagaagagg GGCCTGGAGATCATTGAGCAGCTACAGAAGGAGCCGCGCAGCCTCCCGACCTCCAAACTGACCCACAAGGGGGAAGTTGAGATCCTGCGGGACGTGGACCAGATGCTGACCCTGGAGGATCTGGTG GGACCCATGGTGTCCACAGACTGCAGCCCACTGGCCCCGCCTGCCACGTCGAAGGGCACCACGGAGCAGCACGAGGACACCACCGAGCAGCACGAGCACCACTTCCTGGACCCCAGCTGCCGCATCTgcatgg ACTGGAAGCCCTCATGTGAGCAGCCAGGCTTCCCCAAAGCCACCAGGAGGATGGGGGATGAGGCCTGCCAGAGAGCCCCAAGCCTAGTCCCTATGTCCTCTCCAGAGATGCCCCAAACCAAGGAGAAGCCTCCCACAGAGCCCGAGG ACTCTGTCCCTCCCTCTAGGGTCCAGATGCCTGCTGGGCCCACAAAGGCTCTGCCTAGCCAGCTGCCCTGGGAGGGGTCTCTGGACATGTTCTCCATTAAGCGGTTCCGGGTCAAGGCCCAGCTGGTCTCGGGACACAGCTGTCGGCTCATCCAG gccctgccccaggtgATCTGCTCTGCAGGCTGCATCCCCCCCAACACTGTCTGGGACTTTCTGGCCAGCGTCTCTCCAGCTGAGGCCAAG GTCTGGAAGCCACTCACTCGAGCCTGTTGCTGGCTGTGCTGCTCCCCAAGGCAGGGCTTCCGGCCACAGCAGAGTCCAGCCCCTTGTGGGGGAAGGTTCGCAAAATGGTCTCCTTCAGCAGAAAAGTGGAGATGA